One Gelria sp. Kuro-4 DNA segment encodes these proteins:
- a CDS encoding IS110 family transposase, whose amino-acid sequence MFFAGIDWADDHHDVVILGPTGSLEAGFRVTHSLAGLKELIIRLRGLTGRPEDVACIIETRHGLLVTTLLEAGFPVYPVNPKTVDRHRKPSRAKTDAIDAAILARHGLKGLDELRLLKPDNPMIQELKVLTQDQMALIQQQTRLVNQLTACLKAYYPVALEFFTKLQQPVTLAFLQAYPTLEAVRAAHTDEIAALLKKFRHPRPNETAQHIAVKAHEPQLHADPVTKRAKSRLMLAIVAQLAPLVDAIREYDKAIDKVFTAHPDNEIFQSLPGAGKRLAPRLLAEWGDDRNRYASYESVAALAGTSPVPFQSGRYSRAHKRYACVKPFRAALHSFAWQSTRTELWAKDYYLRKRREGKSHSVAVRALSNIWVRIIHAMWLKHEQYNPTEFLNARAAHQARAA is encoded by the coding sequence GTGTTTTTCGCCGGCATCGATTGGGCCGACGACCACCACGACGTGGTCATTTTGGGTCCCACGGGATCTCTAGAAGCCGGCTTTCGCGTGACGCACTCTCTGGCCGGCCTCAAGGAACTCATAATTCGGCTTAGGGGTTTGACCGGGCGTCCAGAGGATGTTGCCTGTATCATTGAAACCCGTCACGGTCTTCTGGTTACTACCTTGCTGGAAGCGGGCTTCCCAGTCTATCCAGTCAACCCTAAGACTGTAGATCGGCACCGCAAGCCATCTCGGGCTAAGACAGATGCCATTGATGCTGCCATCCTCGCCCGGCATGGCCTGAAGGGACTCGATGAGCTGCGACTTCTTAAGCCGGACAACCCCATGATCCAAGAACTCAAGGTTTTGACTCAGGATCAGATGGCCTTAATCCAACAGCAAACCCGTTTGGTTAATCAGCTAACAGCCTGCCTAAAAGCCTATTACCCAGTAGCCCTAGAGTTCTTCACTAAGCTCCAGCAACCGGTTACGTTAGCTTTTTTGCAGGCCTACCCTACACTGGAGGCAGTTAGGGCGGCTCACACGGATGAGATCGCTGCCCTTCTGAAGAAGTTCCGGCATCCACGCCCCAATGAAACCGCGCAGCACATCGCCGTTAAGGCCCATGAGCCCCAGCTTCATGCAGATCCGGTGACTAAGCGGGCTAAGTCTAGGCTCATGCTAGCCATCGTCGCCCAGTTGGCCCCGCTTGTTGACGCTATTCGGGAATACGACAAGGCGATTGACAAGGTTTTTACCGCTCATCCTGACAACGAGATCTTCCAGAGCCTTCCTGGGGCCGGGAAGCGCCTGGCGCCAAGACTCTTGGCAGAATGGGGCGATGATCGTAACCGCTACGCCTCATATGAGAGCGTGGCTGCCCTTGCAGGGACTTCTCCTGTTCCCTTCCAGAGTGGGCGCTACAGCCGAGCCCACAAACGCTATGCCTGTGTGAAGCCTTTTCGCGCTGCTCTCCACAGCTTCGCTTGGCAGTCGACACGTACCGAGTTGTGGGCCAAAGACTACTACCTGCGCAAAAGACGTGAGGGCAAAAGTCACAGTGTTGCTGTCCGTGCTTTGTCAAATATCTGGGTTCGAATTATCCACGCCATGTGGCTTAAGCATGAACAGTACAACCCGACCGAGTTCTTGAACGCTAGGGCAGCCCACCAAGCTCGTGCAGCCTAG
- a CDS encoding MFS transporter, translating into MFWRRNLYVLWTALFFGMLATTLILPFLPLYVEELGVTDQDAVAMWSALLFSGNFLTQALFSPLWGSLADRYGRKLMALRSFLAVAIFNYLMSYTATVGQLLVARVLMGSLSGFIAASVAIVATGTPDEHLGYALGFLQTGQVAGTVVGPLVGGFLGEFLSFRMVFRVAGGMVFLSFLLALFLVKETFVRSSRTSSGGLLADMKLVGTNPGLLQMFVVLLLAQFSIQIVEPILTVYVKSLQGSEEHLTLVVGIIFAATGLANVAASPFLGRRGDCVGHTRILFFTLLGAGIFYLPQALVRSPWQLLALRALLGVFMGGIIPCANALTGTLVAPELRGRAYGVTSSAVALGNLIGPLAGGALASLFGLRSIFLATGLLLVVDAFWVRRAVRAAGLSPLGIPKKQRGQAAAAHSSPPSGR; encoded by the coding sequence ATGTTCTGGCGGCGCAACCTTTATGTGCTCTGGACGGCGCTCTTTTTCGGCATGCTGGCCACCACCTTGATCCTTCCTTTTCTTCCTCTTTACGTGGAGGAACTGGGGGTCACCGACCAGGATGCCGTAGCTATGTGGTCGGCCCTTCTTTTTTCCGGCAACTTCCTCACGCAGGCCCTTTTCTCACCCCTCTGGGGCTCGCTGGCCGACCGTTACGGCCGCAAACTGATGGCCCTGCGTTCTTTTCTTGCCGTTGCCATCTTTAACTACTTGATGAGCTACACCGCCACGGTGGGACAGCTCCTTGTGGCGCGCGTGCTCATGGGGAGCCTGAGCGGCTTTATCGCCGCGTCGGTGGCCATCGTGGCCACCGGCACGCCGGATGAGCACCTGGGCTACGCCTTGGGGTTTCTCCAGACGGGTCAGGTGGCCGGCACCGTGGTGGGGCCTCTGGTGGGCGGTTTTTTGGGCGAATTCCTGAGCTTTCGCATGGTCTTCCGCGTGGCCGGAGGCATGGTTTTCCTCTCTTTCCTCCTCGCCCTCTTTCTGGTCAAAGAAACCTTCGTCCGCTCCTCCCGCACCAGCTCCGGCGGGCTCTTGGCCGATATGAAGCTGGTGGGAACGAACCCGGGGCTGCTGCAGATGTTCGTGGTACTGCTCCTGGCCCAGTTCTCCATCCAGATCGTCGAGCCGATCCTCACGGTTTACGTAAAGTCCCTGCAGGGCAGCGAAGAGCACCTGACTCTGGTGGTGGGCATCATCTTCGCCGCCACCGGCTTGGCCAACGTCGCGGCTTCACCCTTTCTCGGCCGGCGGGGGGACTGCGTGGGGCACACGCGCATTCTTTTCTTCACGCTGCTCGGGGCCGGCATCTTCTACCTGCCGCAGGCCCTGGTGCGCTCGCCCTGGCAGCTCCTCGCTCTGCGCGCTTTGCTCGGCGTTTTCATGGGCGGCATCATCCCCTGTGCCAACGCCCTCACCGGCACCTTGGTGGCGCCGGAGCTGCGCGGGCGTGCCTACGGTGTCACCTCGAGCGCCGTGGCGTTGGGGAACCTGATCGGCCCGCTGGCCGGCGGGGCGCTGGCCTCTCTCTTCGGCCTGCGCTCCATCTTTCTGGCCACCGGACTGCTGCTGGTTGTGGACGCCTTCTGGGTACGGCGCGCCGTCCGGGCCGCTGGGCTTTCCCCGCTGGGCATACCGAAAAAGCAGCGTGGGCAGGCGGCCGCCGCCCACTCGTCACCGCCCTCCGGCCGCTAG
- a CDS encoding YbaK/EbsC family protein: MDPHERIQTWLDSFGLGLKVIATPADTATAEAAAAALGKEVGQIAKSLLFRVGDQYIMVVAAGDVKIKAGALKAVAGGKPRLATPAEVERVTGYPVGGVCPFALPHPLRVLLDRSLARFPVVYAAAGTPHSAVPVTLEQLQKLTGGEIVQVTA, translated from the coding sequence ATGGATCCCCACGAACGCATTCAGACCTGGCTCGATAGCTTCGGGCTCGGGCTTAAGGTGATCGCCACCCCCGCCGACACCGCCACCGCCGAAGCGGCGGCCGCAGCCCTGGGCAAGGAGGTGGGCCAGATCGCCAAGTCGCTCCTCTTTCGCGTCGGAGACCAGTATATCATGGTGGTGGCCGCCGGCGACGTGAAGATCAAAGCCGGAGCGCTCAAGGCCGTGGCCGGCGGCAAACCCCGCCTTGCAACGCCGGCGGAAGTGGAGCGGGTTACCGGCTACCCCGTGGGCGGTGTCTGCCCGTTTGCGCTGCCGCACCCCCTGAGGGTGCTCCTGGACCGGAGCTTGGCCCGTTTTCCGGTGGTTTATGCCGCCGCCGGCACGCCCCACTCGGCCGTACCTGTAACGCTGGAGCAGCTCCAGAAGCTTACCGGCGGCGAAATCGTCCAGGTTACGGCCTAA
- a CDS encoding phosphodiester glycosidase family protein: protein MSLRKVFPLLAAVLTLLAVAASALAAPGTVIYQENRVEPVAPGITYEQSWEFTPAGWLKLHVLRADLSRSDVRVDLMLPSAGLAAGERLSQMAQRAGAVAAINGDFFFGRGFGTPIGPVVKAGELLSSPSRRHDLAAFGLRRDGSALLAHWSFQGSVVAPDGTSFSVAGFNKPGESYRELYAYDGRWGPTTPAGVTQDGLAAVVSGGRVTQLLPANGGVAIPAGAMVLVGAGPAAEFLSAHLPVGSPVELHLSTTPSWQDLAWALGGGSVLVQDGRIVPFTHEVKGTSPRSAVALSRDGRELLLVAVDGRQEESRGLTQAEFAALLLKLGAYQALNLDGGGSTTVLARLPGEAAAGLVNRPSDGVERPVGDGIGLFTAAPQGELAGLTLKAADTRVVLQGRRSLTVKGFDANYNPVPVDVAELKWQVEPAGLGTVKDGVFTAARSGRGKIVARLGGASGELPIQVIGPAYRLEVAPAQLTLAPGQAAPLTVYARDGQGFRALLDPADVTWRVLGEVGTVAGGRLTAAGTPASGALEARFANLSARTLVSVGASEKPLLYFELLQGISFAGYPQEVKGGIALATFPEPFHGHNHSLRLEYDFTAGSGTRAAYVVFDKGLALPQYTEKLALWVYGDGREHWLRALVADGSGREFPVDLARSVDWSGWERVEGVLPAGTGPYVLKRIYLVEPDAGKKDAGRIYLDDLTAITALPFKGDLARPQRPLPDPHYTKAPAAGSQRFLVAAALPAQPEGLKWLPGLKTALKKNQVAFLVSLSPLTEAARSSWEKALGIPIKTTGAAARWEAGAATFYTLKAAGGSLVQGDGSQWQWLQSDLAALKGRRQVFVFLDRYPFPGEDGFSSRPEAELLRQRLAESRERLGATVWTFSPGAASGTAWEDGVRYQRLGAAAPPAAPHLALVTLSGNKATYTGLKL from the coding sequence TTGTCATTGCGTAAAGTGTTTCCGTTACTGGCGGCCGTTTTAACCCTGCTGGCGGTCGCCGCTTCCGCCCTGGCGGCGCCGGGCACTGTGATCTACCAGGAAAACCGAGTCGAACCGGTGGCGCCGGGGATCACTTATGAACAGTCTTGGGAGTTTACCCCGGCCGGGTGGCTGAAGCTCCATGTGCTGCGGGCGGATCTTAGCCGCAGCGATGTCCGGGTGGACCTGATGCTTCCCAGCGCCGGCCTGGCCGCCGGCGAGCGCCTGAGCCAGATGGCCCAGCGCGCCGGGGCGGTGGCGGCCATCAACGGCGACTTCTTTTTCGGGCGCGGCTTCGGGACGCCCATCGGCCCGGTGGTGAAAGCGGGCGAACTTCTTTCCAGCCCCTCCAGGCGCCACGACCTGGCCGCCTTCGGCCTGCGGCGCGACGGGAGCGCCCTGCTGGCGCACTGGAGCTTTCAAGGAAGCGTGGTGGCACCGGACGGGACCAGTTTTTCCGTAGCCGGTTTCAACAAGCCGGGGGAAAGCTACCGTGAACTTTATGCCTACGACGGCCGCTGGGGTCCCACCACGCCGGCGGGCGTCACCCAGGACGGCCTGGCGGCGGTGGTGAGCGGCGGGCGGGTAACGCAGCTGCTGCCCGCCAACGGCGGCGTGGCCATCCCGGCCGGGGCGATGGTGCTGGTGGGCGCCGGGCCGGCGGCGGAGTTTCTCTCCGCCCACCTACCTGTGGGGTCCCCGGTTGAGCTGCACCTTAGCACCACACCTTCCTGGCAGGACCTGGCCTGGGCCCTGGGTGGAGGCAGCGTGCTGGTGCAGGATGGGCGCATTGTTCCTTTCACCCACGAGGTGAAGGGCACAAGTCCCCGCAGCGCCGTGGCGCTCAGCCGGGATGGACGGGAGCTCCTTTTGGTGGCGGTGGACGGCCGGCAGGAGGAAAGCCGCGGCCTCACCCAGGCGGAGTTTGCGGCCCTCCTGCTCAAGCTCGGGGCCTACCAGGCCCTAAACCTGGACGGGGGTGGTTCCACCACCGTGCTGGCCCGGCTGCCCGGCGAGGCGGCGGCGGGCTTGGTGAATCGTCCTTCCGATGGTGTAGAACGGCCGGTAGGCGACGGCATCGGCCTCTTTACCGCAGCGCCCCAGGGGGAGCTGGCCGGCCTCACCCTCAAGGCAGCCGACACGCGCGTGGTGCTGCAGGGTAGACGCAGCCTCACCGTTAAGGGCTTCGATGCCAACTACAACCCTGTGCCGGTGGATGTGGCTGAGCTCAAGTGGCAGGTCGAGCCGGCCGGCCTGGGGACGGTGAAGGACGGCGTGTTCACCGCTGCGCGGAGCGGCCGGGGCAAGATTGTGGCCAGACTGGGCGGTGCCAGCGGCGAACTGCCTATTCAGGTGATCGGCCCGGCCTACCGCCTGGAAGTGGCGCCGGCGCAGCTGACGCTGGCGCCCGGCCAAGCGGCGCCGCTTACGGTTTACGCCCGCGACGGGCAGGGCTTTCGCGCCCTTTTGGACCCGGCCGATGTAACCTGGCGGGTGCTGGGCGAGGTGGGCACGGTGGCCGGCGGCAGGCTTACCGCCGCCGGCACGCCTGCCAGCGGGGCACTTGAGGCCCGCTTTGCCAACCTCAGCGCCCGCACCCTGGTGAGCGTGGGCGCGAGCGAGAAGCCACTGCTTTACTTTGAACTCCTGCAGGGCATCTCCTTTGCCGGCTACCCGCAGGAGGTCAAGGGGGGCATCGCCCTGGCCACCTTCCCTGAACCCTTCCACGGGCACAACCATTCCCTGCGCCTGGAGTACGATTTCACCGCCGGCAGCGGGACGCGGGCGGCCTACGTGGTGTTCGACAAGGGCCTGGCTCTGCCCCAGTACACGGAAAAGCTGGCGCTTTGGGTGTACGGCGACGGCCGGGAGCACTGGCTCCGCGCCCTGGTGGCGGACGGCAGCGGGCGCGAGTTCCCGGTGGACCTGGCCCGGAGCGTGGACTGGAGCGGCTGGGAGCGGGTGGAAGGGGTGCTGCCGGCGGGGACGGGCCCCTACGTGTTGAAACGCATCTACCTGGTGGAGCCGGATGCCGGCAAGAAGGACGCCGGGCGCATCTACCTGGACGATCTCACCGCGATTACAGCCTTGCCCTTCAAGGGCGACCTGGCGCGCCCGCAGCGCCCCCTGCCCGATCCTCACTACACCAAGGCGCCGGCTGCCGGCAGCCAGCGCTTCCTGGTGGCCGCCGCCCTGCCGGCGCAGCCGGAAGGGCTGAAGTGGCTGCCGGGTCTGAAGACGGCGCTGAAGAAAAACCAGGTGGCCTTCCTGGTAAGCCTCAGCCCGCTGACGGAAGCGGCGCGCTCCAGCTGGGAGAAAGCCCTGGGCATCCCCATTAAGACCACCGGCGCGGCGGCACGCTGGGAGGCAGGCGCGGCCACCTTTTACACCCTCAAGGCTGCCGGGGGCTCGCTGGTCCAGGGCGACGGCAGCCAGTGGCAGTGGCTGCAGAGCGACCTGGCCGCGCTTAAGGGCAGGCGGCAGGTGTTTGTCTTCCTGGACCGTTACCCCTTCCCCGGCGAAGACGGCTTCAGCAGCCGGCCGGAAGCCGAGCTCCTGCGGCAGCGGCTCGCCGAGAGCAGGGAGCGGCTGGGGGCCACCGTCTGGACCTTTAGTCCCGGTGCCGCCAGCGGCACGGCCTGGGAGGATGGGGTGCGCTACCAGCGTCTAGGTGCGGCCGCACCACCGGCGGCACCGCACCTCGCGCTGGTGACCCTAAGCGGCAACAAGGCGACCTACACCGGGCTCAAGCTGTGA
- a CDS encoding lipid II flippase Amj family protein, with product MLSERVLAIFFLTAVIHAVDTLSYSVRISGIRTKRLALALSLFNIIVLVSRTANMVQAPLLGSVVDRAINTHELGPLPWVFRFIIFAATTGSLVGAALIPTFVNVFVRAIRHLENAGSVPRLLYHGISRHGMRTLKESVTVPHVAQARRHLDVGNLPRLFLILNVFITSVYTIGVLASIYGGVLLPAYRLTASQLSGLINGVATILYALLVDPQAALITDQALQNLRPARDVTNMVVFLVLGKVTGTLLGQVLFFPAAHLVVLATRALAAH from the coding sequence GTGCTCTCGGAGCGCGTCCTGGCCATCTTCTTTCTCACCGCCGTTATCCACGCCGTGGACACGCTCTCTTATTCGGTGCGTATCTCAGGCATCCGGACCAAGCGCCTGGCTCTCGCGCTTTCTCTCTTTAACATCATCGTTCTGGTTTCACGCACAGCCAACATGGTGCAGGCGCCGCTTCTGGGCTCGGTGGTGGACCGCGCCATCAACACCCACGAGCTCGGGCCCCTGCCCTGGGTTTTCCGCTTTATCATCTTCGCGGCCACCACGGGGAGCCTGGTGGGGGCGGCGCTCATCCCGACCTTTGTCAACGTTTTTGTGCGCGCCATCCGTCACCTGGAGAACGCCGGTTCGGTGCCGCGCCTCCTCTACCACGGTATTTCCCGTCACGGCATGCGCACGCTCAAAGAAAGCGTCACCGTCCCGCACGTGGCCCAGGCCAGGCGCCACCTGGACGTGGGCAACCTGCCGCGCCTCTTCCTTATCCTGAACGTGTTCATCACCTCCGTTTACACCATCGGCGTGCTGGCCTCCATTTACGGCGGGGTTCTCCTGCCGGCCTACCGGCTGACGGCCAGCCAGCTGTCGGGGCTGATTAACGGGGTGGCCACCATCCTCTACGCCCTGCTGGTGGACCCGCAGGCGGCGCTGATCACCGACCAGGCCCTGCAGAACCTGCGGCCGGCCCGGGATGTAACGAACATGGTGGTCTTCCTGGTCCTAGGCAAGGTGACGGGAACGCTCCTCGGACAGGTGCTCTTTTTCCCGGCGGCGCACCTGGTGGTCCTGGCGACGCGCGCGCTGGCCGCGCATTAG
- a CDS encoding zinc metallopeptidase: MPLFFPYYYDPYIIIVLPAILLAMYAQFKVQGTFQRYLRVRSASGMTGAEVARELLRKRGLETVRVEAIPGTLTDHYDPRDRTLRLSQQVFYGDSLAALGVAAHETGHAIQHATDYVPLSVRSSLVPAANIGSQLGLPLALFGFFFQSGFMLQLGIVLFSAAVLFQLVTLPVEFNASSRALALLEGQGILARQEMAGARAVLSAAALTYVAATLAAVLQLVRLLLLAGFLGRRND, encoded by the coding sequence ATGCCACTTTTCTTTCCTTACTACTACGACCCGTATATCATCATCGTACTGCCGGCCATTCTCCTGGCCATGTATGCCCAGTTCAAGGTGCAGGGCACCTTCCAGCGCTACCTCAGGGTGCGTTCCGCCAGCGGCATGACCGGGGCCGAGGTGGCCCGCGAGCTCCTCAGGAAGCGGGGGCTGGAGACGGTGCGGGTGGAGGCCATTCCCGGCACCTTAACCGACCATTATGACCCGCGCGACCGTACCCTGAGGCTGTCACAGCAGGTTTTCTACGGCGACTCGCTGGCGGCCCTGGGAGTGGCCGCCCACGAGACAGGGCACGCCATCCAGCACGCCACCGACTACGTGCCGCTGAGTGTGCGCAGCAGCCTGGTGCCGGCCGCTAATATCGGCTCACAGCTGGGCCTGCCGCTGGCGCTCTTCGGCTTCTTCTTCCAGAGCGGCTTCATGCTCCAGCTGGGCATTGTCCTCTTCAGCGCCGCGGTGCTCTTTCAGCTGGTGACGCTCCCTGTGGAGTTTAACGCCAGCTCGCGCGCCCTGGCGCTGCTCGAAGGACAGGGTATCCTGGCCCGGCAGGAAATGGCGGGGGCACGGGCTGTGCTCAGCGCGGCGGCGCTCACCTACGTGGCCGCCACCCTGGCGGCGGTGCTGCAGCTGGTCCGCCTGCTGCTCTTGGCCGGTTTTCTCGGACGGCGCAACGACTGA
- a CDS encoding HAD family hydrolase codes for MLKVLTCDYWNTLVREKGSETTGRVVMERLTRILRAYGQERPRAVVAEATGACRDLVMAGQVKEGRETPPEEQVAWILARLGVELTPDLVQAVHAAYITAALEEMPEPVPGVTAVLPELSRRLRLAVICNTGRTPGSTARIILERLGLAGYFTHLTFSNEEGVAKPHPAIFQRTLAALGVEPQEAAHIGDDPRTDVKGARAVGMHALWFNPHGRTDAVPCDLELHCWEDILPWVREELGRA; via the coding sequence GTGCTCAAGGTATTAACCTGTGATTACTGGAATACCCTGGTGCGCGAGAAGGGGTCCGAAACCACCGGCCGGGTGGTGATGGAGCGGCTTACGCGGATTTTGCGCGCGTACGGCCAGGAAAGGCCGCGGGCGGTGGTGGCGGAGGCCACCGGCGCCTGCCGCGACCTGGTGATGGCGGGCCAGGTTAAGGAGGGGCGGGAGACGCCCCCGGAAGAGCAGGTAGCCTGGATACTGGCGCGGCTGGGCGTTGAGCTCACGCCGGACCTCGTACAGGCGGTCCATGCGGCGTACATAACAGCGGCCTTGGAGGAGATGCCGGAACCTGTGCCGGGGGTCACGGCGGTGCTGCCGGAGCTGAGCCGGCGGCTGCGGCTGGCCGTTATCTGCAACACCGGGCGCACGCCGGGGAGCACCGCCCGGATCATTCTCGAACGGCTGGGGCTGGCCGGGTATTTTACGCACCTCACCTTTTCCAATGAGGAGGGGGTGGCCAAGCCGCACCCAGCGATCTTCCAGCGCACGCTGGCGGCCCTGGGGGTTGAGCCGCAGGAGGCCGCGCACATCGGTGACGATCCGCGGACCGATGTTAAAGGAGCCCGAGCGGTGGGGATGCACGCCCTCTGGTTCAATCCGCACGGGCGCACGGATGCGGTGCCCTGTGATTTGGAACTGCACTGCTGGGAGGACATTCTGCCCTGGGTGCGGGAAGAGCTGGGACGCGCTTAA
- a CDS encoding alanine--glyoxylate aminotransferase family protein, translated as MLTLKKQYGELAPSERLLLGPGPSGVDPRVLRAMSTPLLGHLDPEFLEIMNETGELLRYVFQTENNLTLAMSGTGSAGMDTILSNLLEPGDKAIVAVCGVFGERMVDIAGRSGAQVKVVQGEWGRIVEPEAVEAAFKEMPAAKLLAVVHGETSTGILQPLTDLAAIAHRYGALLAVDCVTSLGGAPVLIDEWGVDAAYSGTQKCLSCPPGLSPVTLNEKARAVLQRRKTKVPSWYLDLTMIERYWGKERFYHHTAPISMLYALREALRIIAEEGLEARWARHELNARAFIAGCQALGLAPFAQEGHRLPSLVTIRIPAGVEDAAVRRFLLDEYKIEIGGGLGPVKGQIWRVGLMGYNSNRRTITLLLTALAAALSAQGHKASAGAALEAADAVYGAGR; from the coding sequence TTGCTGACCCTTAAGAAGCAGTATGGCGAGCTGGCCCCTTCCGAGCGGCTCCTCCTGGGGCCGGGGCCGAGCGGGGTGGACCCGCGGGTGCTGCGGGCCATGAGCACACCGCTCCTGGGTCACCTGGACCCTGAGTTTCTCGAGATTATGAACGAAACCGGGGAACTATTGCGCTACGTCTTTCAGACGGAGAACAACCTCACCCTGGCCATGTCCGGTACCGGGAGCGCCGGTATGGACACCATCCTCTCCAACCTGCTCGAGCCGGGGGACAAGGCCATCGTGGCCGTCTGCGGCGTCTTCGGTGAGCGCATGGTGGACATCGCCGGCCGGAGCGGTGCCCAGGTGAAAGTGGTCCAGGGCGAGTGGGGCCGCATCGTCGAGCCGGAGGCGGTGGAGGCTGCCTTTAAGGAGATGCCGGCTGCCAAGCTGCTGGCGGTGGTGCACGGCGAAACCTCTACGGGGATTCTTCAACCGCTCACGGACCTGGCGGCCATCGCCCACCGCTACGGCGCCCTCCTGGCGGTGGACTGTGTGACCTCCCTGGGCGGGGCGCCTGTGCTCATCGACGAGTGGGGTGTGGACGCGGCCTACAGCGGCACGCAGAAGTGCCTGAGCTGCCCGCCCGGACTTTCGCCGGTTACCCTCAATGAAAAGGCGCGGGCCGTCCTGCAGCGGCGCAAAACCAAGGTGCCCAGCTGGTACCTGGACCTTACCATGATCGAGCGCTACTGGGGCAAGGAGCGATTTTACCACCACACTGCGCCCATCAGCATGCTCTATGCGCTGCGCGAGGCGCTGCGCATCATCGCCGAAGAGGGCCTGGAAGCGCGCTGGGCACGCCATGAGCTCAACGCCCGTGCCTTCATCGCCGGCTGCCAGGCGCTGGGCCTGGCGCCCTTCGCCCAGGAGGGGCACCGGCTGCCCAGCCTGGTCACCATACGCATCCCGGCGGGGGTGGAGGATGCCGCCGTGCGCCGTTTCCTCCTGGACGAATACAAGATTGAAATCGGCGGCGGGCTCGGCCCGGTGAAAGGCCAGATTTGGCGCGTGGGCCTCATGGGTTACAACTCCAACCGGCGCACCATCACCCTGCTCCTTACCGCCCTGGCCGCGGCGCTGAGTGCCCAGGGCCACAAGGCTTCGGCCGGCGCAGCGCTGGAAGCGGCCGACGCCGTGTACGGCGCGGGCAGGTAG